The nucleotide window CTCCCGCTCCTCCGCCGACAATGTCGAAGGATAATAGTCTGCCAATGCAGGGGCAGAAAAGGAAACGATCACGATAGCCGTAGCCAAAATTCCTTTAATACTCATATTCTATCTCCTGTGTATCGCTCTTTTAAGCATATCAATACTGAAAAATATTTAATCGGATATATGTGAAAATTCTCACGAGAGAATTCACGATATCGTGCAAATCTCTAGCCCCTGCATTCTTCCAGAAATGATTTGGGCCGCGCCAGAACCTGGACGCGGCCCAAACACAAGACAGATGGGGCGCTTATTTGTACTCCCTGGCGCCAACTGCCGACCCCACCGACTTTTGCGTCGTAGCCTGCGGCATTGGTCCCGAAGGGTGCGCATTGCGCTGCACGTCGCGGAATTCGTGTCGCGCCTGCTCCTTCTTAGGCATCCGCGGGGAATAGTAGTCGGCAAGCGCGGGCACGACAGACGCAACCAGCAACATCCCAACGGCAAAAATGCTCCGTATGTTCATTTGATTTCCTCCACTGCCCATTTGACCAAACGCTGACCAAGAATGATCGCTAGCGCTGTGGAAATTCCCACAGCGCGCCGATCACAAAGCCGTAGCGGGTGCTCCCCGATGCGCTGACGGGCTGATGGGGCGTGCAATAGCTAGAATAGCCTTCAGGCCACTGCCGAAGCGCGCGATCGCTTCGCGGTGATTTCGCAGTTCACTGTAGGGCAAATAGCGAAGGTCCAGTTGGCCTACACGAGAGAAGGCGGGACGCTTGAACTGTGCACGCACTTCACCTTCACGATCGTCGGGGGCAACGAGAAAAAAATTGCGCGCCGCCGCACCATCGAGGCCAAGGGCGAGGTCCAACATACGGACAATTCCCGAATAGATGCTGGTCGTGTGCTCGACCTCGAAGGCGGCGACTACGTCCTGTACCGTTCGGTCGAGCCAGAGAACATCGATCAGCCGTACCGCGTCCGCCGAGCCGATCCGGGCCAGCCGGTCCGGCAGTTGCCGGAGGCAGCCATCGTCGAGGCGGCCGTCGCCATAGCCGCGGCTCGCGTCGTTGGCGGCAATCCATACATCGTAGCCGAGCGCGAGACCGAGATCCCGCAGCCAGCCTTGGATCTCCGTGTGCGTGTGATCCGCGTCGCGGGCCGTCTGCAGGGCCTTGCTCAAGGCGGCTGATTCGGCCCTCACGATTTCGAGGTTCGCTCGCCAGCGGTCCAGTGACGCTGTCTCGTCTGGTGGTGGAAGCGGATAGCGATCCGAGCCGATGTCGAACAGAAAGGCGGCGACCGCCCCGAGATCATTCGACAGCAGCGCGCGGTGGGCGGCGTTGAGGTCGAGCACGCCCTTGCGCATGGCGAGATACTGGTCCCAGCGTCCCAGTTTCACGCCGGCGCCGGTCAGCTTGTTGTAACCCTTGACGATCGCGGTGTTGAACGGTGGCACCCACGTCGGGTGCAGGAAATAGAGCAGGTTCGCCGCTGCCGGGCCGAGGCCCTTGATCTGCATCTGATCCAGCACGCGGATCGCCGAAATGACGTGATCCTCCCCGTTGCAGCACAGGCACACATCGAGAAACCGGCCGAAGGCGATTTGGTTGGCGCGATTCTCGTAAATGTCCGGAATGCGCAGCTTGGGCTTCCACATGAAGGCATGGTCGGCGCCTTTGAAGACCTGTCTCTGCTCGGAAATCGAATCCAGCACTGTCTCCAGTGACGAGCCGCGATAGGCGTTTCCGAAGCGCTCTGTGCGGATTTCCTCAACGACCGCCTGGAGGCCGCGCCGGATCGAGCGAAAATTTTTGATCCGCTCGTCCCAAAGGAACCAGGTGCGATAGGTTCCGTCCCTATCCTCCCGCCAGTGACGGATAAGCTCTCCGATCCAATTAGCCCGCTCTTCCGTCATGATTATTCGCTTTGTTTGCACCGATGCCGGACTATGGCAAAGCCTCAGTATTTCTGCCAGACTCGCCCATTGTTGCTGCCAGGCAACATTGATTGCGCATCTCGGCCGCCGAGCGCAACCTGCCTGGTCGATGTGTGAAATTTCACATCCTGCACGCCAACGACATGCTAGCTTCCCATTAAGATTGCGCATCCGCCGGGATGTGTGCAATTGGCGCCAGCAAGCGAGATGCGAAGAAGAATGTTCACATTCTCGCCCGCGAGGCTATCACCTACACCCTGCCGGCGTGGTCAGGACATTGCGTTCGATTCCGGCCGGCGCGTCACCCGGCTTGTCAAAAAGGCAGAAGCCCATATCCTCGCGCTTGTCATGGTCGGGACGCTTCGCAGCCTCATCCTCCTCATCGCCGCGATTGTATTCGCACTGTCCGGCGTGAGTGGTGGTTTTGTCGGTGCGCGGGGTATTGATATCAGCTCAGGCGATGCACACCACGCGCACATGCAATCCGCCACATCGCAGGCTAGGGATGCCGGTGATCTTGCCATACGTCATGCCCCCGGCGAGCGCCTTGTCGCGTCGCCCGGGGAAGGCACACTGAGCACCCACCCGACAAATGATAGAGCCGACCACGATCATGTCGGCGGGGCAAGCTCATGTTGTGCCACGGCATGCCATATGGTTATCCCTGTGGTGCAATATTCGGCATCGTTGGTATCGATTGCCCATACGATCGACGCCCCATCGTCCGATCATGAAACCGTACAAGTTCTCGCCACACGTCTCGAACGGCCTCCGAGAGCGGTTAACCGCACTGTCATCGGCTGATCCTTTTCGACATCGTTGACGGTTCCAAGTCGGTCACCCCGGCGGATGCCTTCATCACCGGGGTGAGACGGACTCGGATTTGCTGCCGCCACCCAGGCGTTCTTCATCGGATACCCCTCCGATGGGAAAGGTCGTGGCCGGGCAGCCTGAACCGATCACCAGACGTCGGACTTCACCGATGGGTTACCGCGCGCTGCGTGTGAACAACCCTGCGCGCCCTCCTCGCCATGGCTGTGCATCGCGGACCCCGTCAATCGGGCCGCATTTCGAGGTCTCGCATGAATCCCGTCCCCCTGGTCTTCACGGCCATTCTTCTCTCCGCCTGTGCCGGGCCTCCTACGATCGTGGGCGGCGCTGATCCCTCGAATGCCGATGTCTCCGTGCCCCCGGTCCGCTACGTGCCGGTGACTGCGGGTACAGCGGACCACGGGGTCGTGAGCCCGCGTTCGTGGATCGAGCAGAACCAGAGCGTCACTCCGAAAAGAGGAGGCGAATGATGGAGGCATCCTCGATTCGCCCAGCGTTGGCGGCTCTCCCGTTGGCGCTTCTGCTCGCGGGTTGCGCCACCTTTTCTCCCGACAGCGGCATGACCCTTGTGGCCGATGAAACCATACGCTCGGCGGCAGGAGAGCTCGGAGGAAATGTGGTCAAGATTTCCTCTGAAGAGGAAGCTGCGCTGGCGGGTGCCCGCGTCGCTGCGCTCTTGTCCCAGCCTCTTACCGCTCGCAATGCCGTCCAGGTCGCGCTCCTCAACAATCGAGGCCTTCAGGCCGAATATAACGCCCTTGGAATTTCCGAGGCTGCCTATGTGGAAGCAAGCCTCCCACCGAATCCCTCCTTCGGAGTGGAGCGGCTGAACGGCGGCGGGGAGCTCGACGTGGAGCGCCGTCTCGTTGCCAACCTGCTCGCCTTGCTGACGCTTCCCGCGCGCAGCGAGATTGCGAAAAGCCAGTTCGAAGCAGCGCAGCAACGAGCTATCGAGGCCACCCTCCGCACGGCCGCCGAAACGCGACGCGCCTATTATCAGGTAGTGGCCTCCCGGCAGACGGTTGGCTTTCTGGAACAGGCGAGGCTCTCCGCTGACGCCGCGGCTGACCTCACCCGCAAGCTCGGCGAGACCGGCACCGCCACCAAGCTGGACCAGGCTCGCGCCAGCGCCTTCTACGCTGAGGTGTCGAACGAGCTTGCCCAAGCGCGTATGCAAGCCGGTACAGCACGTGAGGCGCTCACTCGTAAACTCGGTGTGTGGGGCGCCTACGTCGGCTACAAGCTCCCCGGCCAGCTCCCTGCGTTGCCTAGCCGCATCCGTACCGCGCAGCAGGTGGAGGTGGACGCCGTGCGCCGGCGCACGGATCTCATCGCCGCGCGGCTCGAACTCGACGCCATGGCGAAATCCCTCGGCCTCACGGAGGCGACACGCTTCGTCTCGCTGCTCGAAGGCGGATATCGGGGCAACTACCAACGTGCGGATGGGGAGACCCTGCGTCCTCAAGGCTTCGAGCTCGAGGTCCAGATTCCAATTTTCGACTTCGGAGAGGTGAATGTGCGCCGTGCGAGGGAGACCTACATGCAGGCGGTGAACCTGCTCATGGAGAAGGCCGTGAACGTCCGCTCCGAGGCACGGGCCGCCTACGTGACCTACCGGGCGAGCTACGACATCGCCCGCCAGTATCAGACGAAAATTCTCCCCCTGCGCAAGACCATCAATGAGCAGGCGCTGCTAGAATACAATGGAATGCTCATCGATGTCTTCGAGCTTTTGACCACCGCCCGAGAAAGTATCACGAGCAACGTCGCTGCGATTGGAGCGAGGCGTGACTTCTTCCTCGCAGAGGTGGACTTCGAGACGGCTATCCTCGGCGGGGGATCCGGCAGTGGAATCGGAACCGTCGTCGCATCTGCGGCTCCCGGCGGCGGCGACTGAAAGCAGGAGATGAAGGCATGACGGTTTCCCGAAGGAACTTCCTCGGAGCCTCCGGCGCCCTCGCGCTGGTGAGCGCCGGCGCTGTCTCCGGCCGCGTCCAGGCGGCTTCCATCCCCGAGGCCGCCACCATGAAGGAGGCGACCATGCAGCCGCCACTCGTGCCCACATCCGGGCCGGACTACCAGCCGGTGGTCACCCTGAACGGCTGGACAGCGCCATGGCGGATGAACGGGGACTGGAAGGAATTCCACCTCGTTGCCGAACCGGTGGTGCGCGAGATTGCCCCCGGCATGGTCGCGCACCTGTGGGGCTATAATGGCCAGTCCCCCGGCCCAACCATCGAGGCAGTGGAAGGCGACAAAGTCCGCATCTTCGTCACCAACCGCCTGCCCGAGCACACCACCATCCACTGGCACGGGCAGATCCTGCCGAGCGGAATGGACGGGGTAGGCGGTCTCACCCAGCCGCACATCAAGCCAGGCAAGACTTTCGTCTATGAGTTCCAGCTCCGTAAGAGCGGCACGTTCATGTACCACCCCCATGCGGACGAGATGGTCCAGATGGCCATGGGGATGATGGGATTCTTCGTGGTGCACCCGAAGGACCCTGCCTTCCGGCGCGTGGACCGGGACTTCGTGTTCCTGCTGAATGCCTACGACATCGAGCCCGGCGCCTATGTGCCGAAGGTCAACACCATGCTCGACTTCAATCTGTGGACTTGGAACAGCCGCGCCTTTCCCGGCATCGACCCGTTCGTGGTGGGCAAGGGCGACAAGGTGCGCATCCGGTTCGGTAATCTCACCATGACCAACCATCCCATCCACATGCATGGCTACGACTTCAAGGTTTCCTGCACAGATGGGGGATGGGTTCCGGAGGAGGCGGCCTGGCCTGAGGTGACCATCGACTGCGCGGTCGGCCAGATGCGCGCCTTCGATTTCGTGGCCGAGCATGCGGGGGACTGGGCGATCCACTGCCACAAGTCCCACCATACCATGAACGCCATGGGCCACGACGTGCGCACCTATATCGGCGTCGACAAGAAGGAGCTGGCGAAGAAGATCCGCAGGCTCGTGCCCGACTACATGCCCATGGGATCGACTGGCATGGCGGACATGGGCGAGATGGAGATGCCGCTCCCCGACAACACGCTGCCCATGATGACCGGCTTCGCCCAGTTCGGAGCGGTGGAGATGGGCGGCATGTTCTCGGTGGTGAAGGTGCGCGAAGGGATCGCCGCTGGCGACTACAGAGACCCGGGCTGGTTCAAGCACCCGGAAGGCACCGTCGCCTACGAATGGACGGGCGAGAGCAAGACGGTGGTTCGCGCCCCGTCTCCGGTTGTTGATTCCGCCACGACAACAGAAGTCCGCGTGGTGAAGCCCGGCCGCGGCAGCTCAGGCGATCATGACGCCCACTGATCCCTGACGATCAACACAGCAAAGGAGCACCATATGAAACTCAGGTCGTTGCTTGTTCCGGCCGTCGCCGCCGTTCTCGTCGCCGGTGCCGCTTTGGCCTCCCCCGGGCACAAGCCGGGAGAAGGCCACGGTGACAGCGCTTTTGGCCAACCCGGCAACCCGAAGCAGCCTGCGCGCGTCGTCAACATCGTGATGCGGGAGGACAACGGGAAGATGGAATTCGTGCCCGATCGTATCGAGGTCAAGACCGGGGAGCAGGTCCGTTTTGTCATCCGCAATAACGGCGAACTTGACCATGAAATTGTCCTCGCCACGCTCGAAGAAAACCTCAAGCATGCCGAAGTTATGCGCAAGAATCCGGACATGGAGCACGACGATCCGAATGCGAAGCGCCTCGCCCCGAAGAAAACTGGCGAATTCATCTGGAAATTTACCAAGGCAGGCACGTTCGATTTTTCGTGCCTCATTCCGGGCCACCGGGAAGCCGGCATGACCGGAACCGTCATCGTGAAATGAACAGAACACAGGAGACCGATAATGCGGAACTTCCTTTTCGCGGCGCCCCTCGTCGTCGTCGCCACCGTCGCCCTCGCGCAGACCGCGCCGGCGAGCGGGGAGGTCACCAAGATCGACGAAGCCCAGGGCAAGATCACCCTGAAGCACGGGCCCATCAAAAACCTGGACATGGACGGCATGACCATGGTCTTCGCCACGGGAGACCCTGCAATGCTCAAGACTGTAAAGGTGGGTGACAAGATCACATTCGAGGCGGACCGGGTGAACGGGCGACTCACCGTGACGAAGATCTCTAAAACTAAGTAAAGCTTCAGTAAGCTATGGCCCTTCGCCCTCGGGAACGGTGAAACGCTCCCGAGGGCGGCGTGTGGCGCGTCTGAGCCTTCTTGACTCCTCCCCCGAAGCGAACATTCCAACGGATCATGCTATGAAGCGCGCAGGCCTCTTCCCTTTCGTGCTTTTGCTGAGCTTCGTGGTCGCTCCGGCGATGGCCAATTCGAACCTATCGTCTAGGATTGAAGATCGAATCGACCAATCAGATCGTACTGCGCTGTTGCGCAAAGCCGCCGATAGCCACCTCAGGTTTCTCTACGCTATGTATTTCGCGATCAAGGGGTGCACCGAGGCTGCGCAGGAATTCTCCAAGTCCGAACTCCTGCCCAGCGTCACCTTTGCTGAGGCGAAACGCCTGCTCGCCAACGCAGACGCCGCCGCACGAGAAGTGGGCATCGACGTCGATCGCGTTTGGCTTGAGACCGTCCCGATGGGACAAACCGTTGCTGAAGCGTTGAAGAAAGACACTTTGGATGCGCGCGAACAATGCCAGAAAACTGGGCGCTTCATTCGTTTGATCGTTGCCAGACTCCAGAGCGTCTTGGTTGAACTCGGAGGGCATCTCCCAATTATTGAAAAAGATTTTCAATAATATTCACGTAGCCTGGGTTGACGATCTAGAGCGTGACCTGAGCCCTGCAAACTGGACCGTTTGAAGTTGGAGTTTCCTGCCCTGCACCCTTGGCTGGGAGGAGCTATAGACCGCGATAGCGCTGTACAATTCGACCTTCGTGAAGCCTTCTGCCTTGAAGTCCGTGGTTACCGGCTGGGCAGCAACTGCGATGGCGAGGGGCGTGAAGCCGACGAGAAGCGCGGGGATATGAAGGAGGACGCTGGCATGTACACTGACGTTGCCCCTCCTTGCTAAGTAAGCCTCCGGTTAAGGCCACGCTGATATCCGGAGCGATCAGCTCATCTGGCTTCGGCCTTTTGCGAAGGCGGCTTTGCCCTGGGCGCGGCGTCGGGCGAGCTTGGCGATGCGGGCGCGGATGCGGTCCTCGTCGAGGAGATTTGGATCGAAGGTCCGACCATGCCAGAGCATGAGTTCGTCATGTTGCTCATGTTCGGGATCGGCGATGGCCTCGAGGAAGAGCTCGAAGCCCGTGATGCCGCCGACGTCCTCGGGTGGCGCGCGGCGGGCACCGTCGAGATAGCGGGGGTAGTCCGTGGCGGGATCGGCGGCTGCGGTCGCCTCGATCGTGATCGTGTGCCGCCAGTCGTCGCCGAAGTCATAGGTGTAGGTGAGCTTGGTGATGCCGCGGTCGATGAGGGCACCGAGCTTCGTGGCCCTGGCAGAGTAGGTCCTGTCGCGCATGCTGTCCCATTCCGGATCGGGGATGGCGAAGCGTTGCCCGTCAGCTCGGAACTCGAACAGGTGACAGTCCTCGAACGGCATCACGGCCTGGATGACGTCATGCAAGGTTTTGAGCGAGGAGCCGAGCGGCGCCTCGACGCGGCGCCAGATGGCGGGCCGCCAGTCATCGAGCTCGATCTTCAGCCGTGCGATGCGATCGATGTGGCTCATGCCGCGAGACTCCCGGGATGACACGCCGCACGCCAGTTCCAGGGCAGGAGCTCGGAGAGCCGGTTCTGCGGGGTGTCTGCGATGCGGGCGAGGACGTCGGCGAGCCAGGCCTGCGGATCGATGTCGTTGAGGCGGGCGGTGCCGATGAGGCTGTACATGACGGCGGCACGCTCGGCGCCGCGGTCGGATCCAGCGAACAGCCAGGCCTTGCGGCCGAGGGCGATGCCGCGCAGCGCGCGCTCCGCGGCATTATTCGTCAGACAAACGCGCCCGTCGTCGAGGAAG belongs to Xanthobacter autotrophicus Py2 and includes:
- a CDS encoding conserved hypothetical protein (KEGG: bbt:BBta_p0135 hypothetical protein), encoding MTEERANWIGELIRHWREDRDGTYRTWFLWDERIKNFRSIRRGLQAVVEEIRTERFGNAYRGSSLETVLDSISEQRQVFKGADHAFMWKPKLRIPDIYENRANQIAFGRFLDVCLCCNGEDHVISAIRVLDQMQIKGLGPAAANLLYFLHPTWVPPFNTAIVKGYNKLTGAGVKLGRWDQYLAMRKGVLDLNAAHRALLSNDLGAVAAFLFDIGSDRYPLPPPDETASLDRWRANLEIVRAESAALSKALQTARDADHTHTEIQGWLRDLGLALGYDVWIAANDASRGYGDGRLDDGCLRQLPDRLARIGSADAVRLIDVLWLDRTVQDVVAAFEVEHTTSIYSGIVRMLDLALGLDGAAARNFFLVAPDDREGEVRAQFKRPAFSRVGQLDLRYLPYSELRNHREAIARFGSGLKAILAIARPISPSAHRGAPATAL
- a CDS encoding outer membrane efflux protein (KEGG: nha:Nham_4384 outer membrane efflux protein); this encodes MEASSIRPALAALPLALLLAGCATFSPDSGMTLVADETIRSAAGELGGNVVKISSEEEAALAGARVAALLSQPLTARNAVQVALLNNRGLQAEYNALGISEAAYVEASLPPNPSFGVERLNGGGELDVERRLVANLLALLTLPARSEIAKSQFEAAQQRAIEATLRTAAETRRAYYQVVASRQTVGFLEQARLSADAAADLTRKLGETGTATKLDQARASAFYAEVSNELAQARMQAGTAREALTRKLGVWGAYVGYKLPGQLPALPSRIRTAQQVEVDAVRRRTDLIAARLELDAMAKSLGLTEATRFVSLLEGGYRGNYQRADGETLRPQGFELEVQIPIFDFGEVNVRRARETYMQAVNLLMEKAVNVRSEARAAYVTYRASYDIARQYQTKILPLRKTINEQALLEYNGMLIDVFELLTTARESITSNVAAIGARRDFFLAEVDFETAILGGGSGSGIGTVVASAAPGGGD
- a CDS encoding multicopper oxidase type 3 (PFAM: multicopper oxidase type 2; multicopper oxidase type 3~KEGG: bbt:BBta_p0117 twin-arginine translocation pathway signal; putative copper resistance protein (CopA)), with product MTVSRRNFLGASGALALVSAGAVSGRVQAASIPEAATMKEATMQPPLVPTSGPDYQPVVTLNGWTAPWRMNGDWKEFHLVAEPVVREIAPGMVAHLWGYNGQSPGPTIEAVEGDKVRIFVTNRLPEHTTIHWHGQILPSGMDGVGGLTQPHIKPGKTFVYEFQLRKSGTFMYHPHADEMVQMAMGMMGFFVVHPKDPAFRRVDRDFVFLLNAYDIEPGAYVPKVNTMLDFNLWTWNSRAFPGIDPFVVGKGDKVRIRFGNLTMTNHPIHMHGYDFKVSCTDGGWVPEEAAWPEVTIDCAVGQMRAFDFVAEHAGDWAIHCHKSHHTMNAMGHDVRTYIGVDKKELAKKIRRLVPDYMPMGSTGMADMGEMEMPLPDNTLPMMTGFAQFGAVEMGGMFSVVKVREGIAAGDYRDPGWFKHPEGTVAYEWTGESKTVVRAPSPVVDSATTTEVRVVKPGRGSSGDHDAH
- a CDS encoding blue (type 1) copper domain protein (PFAM: blue (type 1) copper domain protein~KEGG: rpd:RPD_4269 blue (type 1) copper domain) — translated: MKLRSLLVPAVAAVLVAGAALASPGHKPGEGHGDSAFGQPGNPKQPARVVNIVMREDNGKMEFVPDRIEVKTGEQVRFVIRNNGELDHEIVLATLEENLKHAEVMRKNPDMEHDDPNAKRLAPKKTGEFIWKFTKAGTFDFSCLIPGHREAGMTGTVIVK
- a CDS encoding conserved hypothetical protein (KEGG: bbt:BBta_p0116 hypothetical protein), giving the protein MRNFLFAAPLVVVATVALAQTAPASGEVTKIDEAQGKITLKHGPIKNLDMDGMTMVFATGDPAMLKTVKVGDKITFEADRVNGRLTVTKISKTK
- a CDS encoding plasmid pRiA4b ORF-3 family protein (PFAM: plasmid pRiA4b ORF-3 family protein~KEGG: rru:Rru_A0351 hypothetical protein) → MSHIDRIARLKIELDDWRPAIWRRVEAPLGSSLKTLHDVIQAVMPFEDCHLFEFRADGQRFAIPDPEWDSMRDRTYSARATKLGALIDRGITKLTYTYDFGDDWRHTITIEATAAADPATDYPRYLDGARRAPPEDVGGITGFELFLEAIADPEHEQHDELMLWHGRTFDPNLLDEDRIRARIAKLARRRAQGKAAFAKGRSQMS
- a CDS encoding transposase and inactivated derivative (KEGG: mag:amb3325 transposase and inactivated derivative), giving the protein MGADQRRAARQERSTPLVAELEAWMRDHRASLSRHAPVAQAMDYMLRRWEGFTRFLDDGRVCLTNNAAERALRGIALGRKAWLFAGSDRGAERAAVMYSLIGTARLNDIDPQAWLADVLARIADTPQNRLSELLPWNWRAACHPGSLAA